Proteins encoded within one genomic window of Prauserella marina:
- a CDS encoding hydantoinase B/oxoprolinase family protein has translation MSTAESSTEQFFADLLNNQPVMYGPDPEINAEYRLRPRTERENEALAAITDPADLSVGLSRVEAVLQSSIEMMQQISASAAAKWGDLIVGIYTKEGDFAVATSSGVNMFSATTSSVPKFIARYWADEPTVGIAEGDVFYHNDANYGGTHNPDHTLLIPLFWKGEHIAWIGAIIHEGENGSAIDPGGFSVRATTKYGEGIRIPPMKIGENYIVRRDVVNLFQNQVRDPMLWLTDIRSKLASARAVENRLHDFMGERSPELLIATMRSVLETTEAEVRRRIAAWPDGVYRSVHFGDNTLMEERLFKVAIELEKRGDKLTVRTKGSSPSIDRALNAQAHFTRAIVGNLFMNFLYGDLPRTAGFIAALDYDLEPGSIVTAGPEQPSSLSLLTMFTVNAALHQAVTKAMFAVPGGAKPMAPWYAQIPTLQYGGLTQHMQVNANVSTEMNAAGGGALHDRDGEHAAGPIFAPVSDWGEMELREAELPLLGLWRRIPADNHGFGKFRGGASVEWAYMLYGSQMFGFGITSMGGRFPVTGGMFGGYGGSCTPLTRIRPSGGVDAVRRWLLDGGKGLTYEASTMVSEQPIEGEYLVGEPMEPADPRVEGDIWIQRVGGGGGYGDPLERDPEAAMLDLRRGLISPEVASQVYRLVWDEERMEVDVEATETARAEERAARLARGKGYDEFVASWRAESPPEHLGYLGSWDWQDGETGEE, from the coding sequence ATGAGCACGGCCGAGTCGAGCACCGAGCAGTTCTTCGCCGACCTGCTGAACAACCAGCCGGTGATGTACGGGCCGGACCCCGAGATCAACGCGGAGTACCGGTTGCGGCCGCGTACCGAACGCGAGAACGAAGCACTCGCCGCGATCACCGACCCAGCCGACCTTTCGGTGGGACTGAGCAGGGTCGAGGCGGTGTTGCAGTCCTCCATCGAAATGATGCAGCAGATCAGCGCGTCGGCCGCGGCGAAGTGGGGAGACCTGATCGTCGGCATCTACACCAAGGAGGGCGACTTCGCGGTCGCCACGTCGAGCGGCGTGAACATGTTCTCCGCGACGACCTCGTCGGTGCCGAAGTTCATCGCGCGCTACTGGGCTGACGAGCCGACCGTCGGCATCGCCGAAGGGGATGTCTTCTACCACAACGACGCCAACTACGGCGGGACCCACAATCCCGACCACACGTTGCTCATCCCGTTGTTCTGGAAGGGAGAGCACATCGCGTGGATCGGCGCGATCATCCACGAGGGCGAGAACGGCTCCGCGATCGACCCCGGTGGTTTCTCGGTACGGGCGACCACCAAGTACGGCGAAGGAATCCGGATTCCGCCGATGAAGATCGGCGAGAATTACATCGTTCGCCGCGACGTCGTGAACCTGTTCCAGAACCAGGTGCGCGATCCGATGTTGTGGCTGACCGACATCAGGTCGAAGCTCGCGTCGGCGCGAGCGGTCGAGAACAGGCTGCACGACTTCATGGGGGAACGTTCCCCAGAGCTGCTGATCGCGACCATGCGCTCGGTGCTGGAGACGACGGAGGCCGAGGTGCGGCGCCGCATCGCGGCCTGGCCGGACGGCGTTTACCGGTCCGTGCATTTCGGGGACAACACGTTGATGGAGGAGCGGCTTTTCAAGGTCGCCATCGAGTTGGAGAAGCGTGGCGACAAGCTCACGGTCCGCACCAAGGGCAGCTCGCCATCGATCGATCGCGCGCTCAATGCCCAGGCTCACTTCACGAGGGCCATCGTCGGCAACCTGTTCATGAACTTCCTTTACGGGGACCTGCCCCGCACGGCGGGATTCATCGCGGCGCTCGACTACGACCTGGAGCCGGGGTCCATTGTCACGGCGGGGCCGGAGCAGCCCAGTTCGCTGTCCCTGCTGACGATGTTCACCGTGAACGCGGCGCTGCACCAGGCGGTGACCAAGGCGATGTTCGCGGTTCCCGGCGGCGCGAAGCCGATGGCGCCCTGGTACGCGCAGATACCCACTTTGCAGTACGGCGGCCTGACTCAGCACATGCAGGTCAACGCGAACGTCTCGACGGAGATGAACGCGGCAGGCGGCGGAGCGCTCCACGATCGCGACGGCGAGCACGCGGCGGGGCCGATCTTCGCGCCGGTGTCGGACTGGGGCGAGATGGAGTTGCGGGAGGCCGAACTGCCGTTGCTCGGCCTGTGGCGGCGCATTCCGGCCGACAACCACGGTTTCGGCAAGTTCCGTGGCGGGGCGTCCGTCGAGTGGGCCTACATGCTTTACGGCAGCCAGATGTTCGGCTTCGGCATCACGAGCATGGGCGGCCGGTTCCCCGTCACGGGCGGGATGTTCGGCGGCTACGGCGGTTCCTGCACACCGCTGACGAGGATCCGGCCCTCCGGCGGCGTCGACGCGGTGCGGCGGTGGCTGCTCGACGGCGGCAAGGGGCTGACCTACGAAGCCTCGACGATGGTGAGCGAACAGCCGATCGAGGGCGAGTACCTGGTGGGAGAGCCGATGGAACCCGCCGACCCCAGGGTCGAGGGCGACATCTGGATTCAGCGCGTCGGCGGCGGCGGCGGTTACGGCGACCCGCTGGAGCGCGACCCCGAGGCGGCGATGCTCGACCTGCGGCGTGGACTGATCAGTCCCGAGGTGGCGAGCCAGGTCTACCGGCTGGTGTGGGACGAGGAGCGGATGGAGGTCGACGTCGAGGCGACCGAGACGGCTCGTGCCGAAGAGCGTGCGGCACGACTGGCGCGCGGCAAGGGCTACGACGAGTTCGTCGCGTCATGGCGGGCGGAATCGCCCCCCGAACATCTCGGCTACCTCGGTTCGTGGGACTGGCAAGACGGCGAGACCGGCGAGGAATGA
- a CDS encoding NADP-dependent oxidoreductase, with product MTIPSHGMEVRLVRRPVGTPVADDFEVASVPIAEPGEGEVLVRNDHLSVDPYMRGRMIDTKSYVEPFALGAVMNGGAVGTVVGSGAPELPVGTTVLHDHGWREYALAPSADFQRVDTTLAPASAYLGILGLPGRTAYFGLFDVAAMRPGDTVFISGAAGAVGGLAGQFARLRGARRVIGSAGSTDKVAYLRDELGFDAAFDYRDGAVREQLRAAAPDGIDVYFDNVGGDHLRAAIAAIRPFGRIALCGAISGYNQTRPAPGPDNLILAVGKRLSLRGFVVYDYADRTDEFEAQVGRWLLEGQVRLRETTASGIHAATGAFLGLFDGTNTGKMLVRL from the coding sequence ATGACGATCCCGAGTCACGGTATGGAGGTGCGCCTGGTCCGGCGGCCGGTGGGAACACCGGTCGCCGACGACTTCGAGGTCGCCTCCGTTCCCATCGCCGAACCGGGCGAAGGCGAGGTTCTCGTGCGCAACGATCACCTCTCGGTGGATCCGTACATGCGCGGCAGGATGATCGACACCAAGTCCTATGTGGAACCGTTCGCGCTCGGGGCTGTGATGAACGGTGGCGCGGTGGGAACGGTCGTCGGTTCCGGAGCCCCGGAACTGCCGGTCGGAACGACCGTGCTGCACGACCATGGATGGCGCGAGTACGCGCTCGCGCCATCCGCCGACTTCCAGCGGGTCGATACGACGCTCGCTCCGGCTTCGGCATATCTGGGAATACTCGGTCTTCCCGGAAGGACCGCCTACTTCGGACTGTTCGACGTGGCCGCCATGCGGCCTGGCGACACCGTGTTCATCTCGGGAGCAGCCGGTGCGGTCGGCGGTCTCGCCGGGCAGTTCGCCAGGTTGCGCGGAGCGCGCAGGGTGATCGGCTCGGCTGGTTCCACCGACAAGGTCGCCTACCTCCGTGACGAACTCGGGTTCGACGCGGCTTTCGACTACCGCGACGGCGCCGTGCGGGAACAGCTCCGCGCCGCGGCACCCGACGGGATCGACGTCTACTTCGACAATGTCGGCGGCGACCACCTGCGAGCCGCGATCGCCGCGATCCGGCCGTTCGGCAGGATCGCGCTGTGCGGAGCCATTTCCGGCTACAACCAGACGCGTCCGGCACCTGGCCCCGACAACCTGATCCTTGCCGTCGGCAAACGGTTGAGCCTGCGCGGATTCGTCGTGTACGACTACGCCGACCGGACCGACGAGTTCGAGGCGCAGGTCGGTCGCTGGCTACTCGAAGGTCAGGTGCGGTTGCGCGAGACCACTGCCTCCGGCATCCACGCCGCCACCGGGGCGTTTCTCGGCCTCTTCGACGGAACCAACACGGGCAAGATGCTCGTCAGGCTGTGA
- a CDS encoding SDR family NAD(P)-dependent oxidoreductase, giving the protein MGSLNDKTALVTGGSRGIGAAIATRLAAEGARVALTYNSSPGKANAVVDRIVADGGTAIAVPAAMEDPQQVEAAVTTTVETFGGVDILVNNAGIFRYGLIDELTIADYERTMAVHARAAFAAVLAAVPHLGQGGRIISIGSNFADRALGQGISLYAMSKSALVGFTKGLARDLGPRGITAVVVHPGSTDTDMNPADSAGAEDQRALTALGHYATTDDIAATVAHLAGPAGAYITGTTITVDGGVNA; this is encoded by the coding sequence ATGGGCTCGCTGAACGACAAGACGGCTCTCGTCACGGGAGGAAGCAGGGGGATCGGTGCCGCGATCGCGACCAGGCTGGCCGCCGAGGGCGCGCGGGTCGCGCTGACCTACAACTCCTCGCCCGGCAAGGCGAACGCGGTGGTGGACCGGATCGTCGCCGACGGAGGCACCGCGATCGCCGTACCGGCCGCGATGGAAGACCCTCAGCAGGTGGAGGCGGCTGTCACGACGACGGTCGAGACGTTCGGCGGCGTCGACATCCTGGTGAACAACGCCGGGATCTTCCGCTACGGCCTGATCGACGAGCTGACCATCGCCGACTACGAGCGCACCATGGCCGTTCACGCGAGGGCGGCGTTCGCTGCCGTGCTGGCGGCGGTCCCGCACCTGGGTCAGGGCGGGCGGATCATCAGCATCGGCAGCAACTTCGCCGACCGGGCTCTCGGCCAGGGGATCAGCCTGTACGCGATGAGCAAGTCGGCCCTCGTCGGGTTCACCAAGGGGCTCGCCCGTGACCTCGGGCCACGCGGAATCACGGCTGTCGTCGTCCACCCCGGTTCCACCGACACCGACATGAACCCCGCCGACTCGGCAGGGGCCGAAGATCAGCGAGCACTCACCGCACTCGGGCACTACGCGACGACGGACGACATCGCGGCCACCGTGGCTCACCTCGCCGGCCCAGCCGGTGCCTACATCACCGGCACCACGATCACCGTCGACGGCGGAGTCAACGCGTGA